From a region of the Rhinopithecus roxellana isolate Shanxi Qingling chromosome 8, ASM756505v1, whole genome shotgun sequence genome:
- the ARHGAP30 gene encoding rho GTPase-activating protein 30 isoform X4: MKSRQKGKKKGSSKERVFGCDLQEHLQHSGQEVPQVLKSCAEFVEEYGVVDGIYRLSGVSSNIQKLRQEFESERKPDLRRDVYLQDIHCVSSLCKAYFRELPDPLLTYRLYDKFAEAVGVQLEPERLVKILEVLRELPVPNYRTLEFLMTHLVHMASFSAQTNMHARNLAIVWAPNLLRSKDIEASGFNGTAAFMEVRVQSIVVEFILTHVDQLFGGAALSGGEVESGWRSLPGTRASGSPEDLMPRPPPYHLPSILQAGDGPPQMRPYHTIIEIAEHKRKGSLKVRKWRSIFNLGRSGHETKRKLPRGAEDREDKSNKGTLRPAKSMDSLSAAAGASDEPEGLVGPSSPRPSPLLPESLENDSIEAAEGEQEPEAEALGGTNSEPGTPRAGRSAIRSGGSSRAERCAGVHISDPYNVNLPLHITSILNVPPNIISNVSLARLTRGLECPALQHRPNPASGPGPGPGLGPGPPDEKLEASPASSPLADSGTDDLAPALEDSLSQEVEEFSVEPPLDDLSLDEAQFVLAPSCCSLDSAGPRPEVEEENGEEIFLSAYDDLSPLLGPKSPIWEGAGSLEGEAAGCGRQAPGQAGEEQACWEVGEDKEAEPGGRLDIKEEAEGNPETKVEAGKASEDTGEAGGRQETKVRLREGSREETEAKEEKFKGQKKADSMEAKSVEEPEEQYTDEEKEKEIEREEAEQRKEVQVQAERDLEQGAQEDQVAEEKWEVVHKQEAEGVREDEDKGQRGKGDYEARKDQGDGEDSRSPEAATEGGAGEVSKERESGDGEAEGDQRAGGDYLEEGTLSEGSGAESLEVDCAEEDNPHSSEMEEAAPQPPQPEEKESEGQPSSDHCLCPCSLGLGGVGMRLASTLVQVQQVRSVPVVPPKPQFAKMPSAMCSKIHVAPANPSLRPGRLDATPGERAWGPRASRSSWRNGGSLSFDAAVALARDRQRTEAQGVRRTQTCTEGGDYCLIPRNSPCSMISAHSPRPLSCLEIPPEGAEGSGSQSRLSLPPREPQVPDTLLSPQRRSYAFETQANPEKGEGL; the protein is encoded by the exons ATGAAGTCTcggcagaaaggaaagaagaaaggcagcTCGAAGGAGCGGGTTTTTGGGTGCGACTTGCAGGAGCACCTGCAGCACTCAGGCCAGGAGG TGCCCCAGGTGCTAAAGAGCTGTGCAGAATTTGTGGAGGAGTATGGAGTGGTGGATGGGATCTACCGCCTCTCAGGGGTCTCCTCCAACATCCAGAAGCTTCG GCAGGAATTTGAGTCAGAGCGGAAGCCAGACCTGCGTCGGGATGTTTACCTCCAGGACATTCACTGCGTCTCCTCCCTGTGCAAGGCCTATTTCAGAGAACTGCCGGATCCCCTGCTCACTTACCGGCTGTATGACAAGTTTGCT GAGGCTGTAGGAGTGCAATTGGAACCTGAGCGCTTGGTCAAGATCCTAGAGGTGCTTCGAGAACTCCCTGTCCCAAACTACAG GACCCTGGAGTTCCTCATGACGCACTTGGTGCACATGGCTTCATTCAGTGCCCAGACCAACATGCATGCTCGCAACCTGGCCATAGTGTGGGCTCCCAACCTGCTGAG GTCTAAGGACATAGAGGCCTCAGGCTTCAATGGGACAGCGGCCTTCATGGAGGTGCGGGTGCAATCCATCGTCGTGGAGTTCATCCTCACACACGTGGACCAGCTCTTTGGGGGTGCTGCCCTCTCTG gTGGTGAGGTGGAGAGTGGATGGCGATCACTTCCAGGGACCCGGGCATCAGGCAGCCCTGAGGACCTTATGCCCAGACCCCCGCCTTATCACCTGCCTAGTATCCTGCAGGCGGGTGATGGACCCCCACAGATGCGGCCCTACCACACTATCATTGAGATTGCAGAGCACAA GAGGAAGGGGTCTCTGAAGGTCAGGAAGTGGAGGTCTATCTTCAATTTAGGTCGCTCTGGCCATGAGACTAAGCGTAAACTTCCACGGGGGGCTGAGGACAGGG AGGACAAATCCAACAAGGGGACACTGCGGCCAGCCAAAAGCATGGACTCACTGAGTGCTGCGGCTGGGGCCAGTGATG AGCCAGAGGGGCTGGTGGGGCCCAGCAGCCCCCGGCCAAGCCCATTGCTGCCTGAGAGCTTGGAGAACGATTCTATAGAGGCAGCAGAGGGTGaacaggagcctgaggcagaagcaCTGGGTGGCACAAACTCTGAACCAGGCACACCACGAGCTGGGCGGTCAGCCATCCGGTCTGGGGGCAGCAGCCGTGCAGAGCGCTGCGCTGGTGTCCACATCTCAGACCCCTACAATGTCAACCTCCCACTACACATCACCTCTATCCTCAATGTGCCCCCGAACATCATCTCTAACGTTTCCTTGGCCAGGCTCACCCGTGGCCTTGAGTGCCCTGCTCTACAGCACCGGCCAAACCCTGcctctggccctggccctggccctggccttgGCCCTGGCCCCCCAG ATGAAAAGTTGGAAGCAAGTCCAGCCTCAAGTCCCCTGGCAGACTCAGGCACAGACGACTTGGCTCCTGCCCTGGAGGATTCCCTGTCCCAGGAG GTGGAGGAGTTCTCTGTGGAGCCACCCCTGGATGACCTGTCTCTGGATGAGGCACAGTTTGTCTTGGCCCCCAGCTGCTGTTCCCTGGACTCCGCTGGCCCCAGGCCTGAAGTTGAAGAGGAAAATGGGGAGGAAATTTTCCTGAGTGCCTATGATGACCTAAGTCCCCTTCTGGGACCTAAATCTCCAATCTGGGAGGGTGCAGGGAGTCTGGAGGGAGAGGCAGCAGGATGTGGAAGGCAGGCTCCGGGACAGGCTGGGGAAGAGCAGGCATGCTGGGAAGTTGGGGAGGACAAggaggctgagcctggtggcAGGCTAGACATCAAGGAAGAGGCAGAGGGAAATCCAGAGACCAAGGTGGAGGCTGGAAAGGCCAGTGAGGATACAGGGGAGGCTGGGGGAAGACAAGAGACAAAAGTCAGATTGAGAGAAGGGAGTAGGGAAGAGACAGAGGCCAAGGAAGAGAAGTTCAAAGGTCAGAAGAAGGCTGACAGTATGGAGGCTAAAAGTGTGGAGGAACCAGAAGAGCAGTATACagatgaggagaaagaaaaagaaattgagagagAAGAGGCTGAACAAAGAAAGGAAGTCCAGGTACAAGCTGAAAGGGACCTAGAGCAAGGGGCCCAGGAAGATCAAGTTGCTGAGGAGAAATGGGAAGTTGTACACAAACAAGAGGCCGAGGGAGTCAGAGAGGATGAGGACAAAGGACAGAGGGGGAAGGGGGACTATGAAGCAAGAAAAGACCAAGGAGATGGTGAAGACAGCAGAAGCCCAGAAGCAGCAACTGAAGGAGGAGCAGGGGAGGTCAGCAAGGAACGGGAGAGTGGGGATGGAGAGGCTGAGGGAGACCAGAGGGCTGGAGGGGACTATTTAGAAGAGGGTACCCTCTCTGAAGGCTCAGGTGCAGAGTCCCTGGAGGTTGACTGTGCCGAAGAGGACAATCCTCACTCTTCTGAGATGGAAGAGGCAGccccacagccaccccagccagAGGAGAAAGAGTCTGAGGGGCAGCCCAGTTCAGACCACTGTCTATGTCCCTGTTCCCTTGGCTTGGGTGGCGTGGGCATGCGTCTAGCTTCTACTCTCGTTCAGGTCCAACAGGTCCGCTCTGTGCCTGTGGTGCCCCCCAAGCCACAGTTTGCCAAGATGCCCAGTGCAATGTGTAGCAAGATTCATGTGGCACCTGCAAATCCAAGCCTGAGACCTGGCCGGCTTGATGCGACTCCTGGAGAAAGGGCTTGGGGGCCCCGAGCTTCTCGATCCTCTTGGAGGAATGGGGGTAGTCTTTCCTTTGATGCTGCTGTGGCCCTAGCCCGGGACCGCCAAaggactgaggctcagggagttcGGCGAACCCAGACCTGTACTGAGGGTGGGGATTACTGCCTCATCCCCAGAAACTCCCCTTGTAGCATGATCTCTGCCCATTCTCCTCGGCCCCTTAGCTGCCTGGAGATCCCACCTGAAGGCGCGGAAGGGTCTGGATCCCAGAGTCGTCTTAGTCTGCCCCCCAGAGAACCCCAGGTTCCTGACACCCTGTTGTCCCCTCAGCGCCGATCGTATGCATTTGAAACACAGGCTAACCCTGAGAAAGGTGAGGGACTGTGA
- the ARHGAP30 gene encoding rho GTPase-activating protein 30 isoform X1, producing MKSRQKGKKKGSSKERVFGCDLQEHLQHSGQEVPQVLKSCAEFVEEYGVVDGIYRLSGVSSNIQKLRQEFESERKPDLRRDVYLQDIHCVSSLCKAYFRELPDPLLTYRLYDKFAEAVGVQLEPERLVKILEVLRELPVPNYRTLEFLMTHLVHMASFSAQTNMHARNLAIVWAPNLLRSKDIEASGFNGTAAFMEVRVQSIVVEFILTHVDQLFGGAALSGGEVESGWRSLPGTRASGSPEDLMPRPPPYHLPSILQAGDGPPQMRPYHTIIEIAEHKRKGSLKVRKWRSIFNLGRSGHETKRKLPRGAEDREDKSNKGTLRPAKSMDSLSAAAGASDEPEGLVGPSSPRPSPLLPESLENDSIEAAEGEQEPEAEALGGTNSEPGTPRAGRSAIRSGGSSRAERCAGVHISDPYNVNLPLHITSILNVPPNIISNVSLARLTRGLECPALQHRPNPASGPGPGPGLGPGPPADEKLEASPASSPLADSGTDDLAPALEDSLSQEVQDSFSFLEDSSSSEPEWVGAEDGEVAQAESAGAAFSPGEDDPGMGYLEELLGVGPQVEEFSVEPPLDDLSLDEAQFVLAPSCCSLDSAGPRPEVEEENGEEIFLSAYDDLSPLLGPKSPIWEGAGSLEGEAAGCGRQAPGQAGEEQACWEVGEDKEAEPGGRLDIKEEAEGNPETKVEAGKASEDTGEAGGRQETKVRLREGSREETEAKEEKFKGQKKADSMEAKSVEEPEEQYTDEEKEKEIEREEAEQRKEVQVQAERDLEQGAQEDQVAEEKWEVVHKQEAEGVREDEDKGQRGKGDYEARKDQGDGEDSRSPEAATEGGAGEVSKERESGDGEAEGDQRAGGDYLEEGTLSEGSGAESLEVDCAEEDNPHSSEMEEAAPQPPQPEEKESEGQPSSDHCLCPCSLGLGGVGMRLASTLVQVQQVRSVPVVPPKPQFAKMPSAMCSKIHVAPANPSLRPGRLDATPGERAWGPRASRSSWRNGGSLSFDAAVALARDRQRTEAQGVRRTQTCTEGGDYCLIPRNSPCSMISAHSPRPLSCLEIPPEGAEGSGSQSRLSLPPREPQVPDTLLSPQRRSYAFETQANPEKGEGL from the exons ATGAAGTCTcggcagaaaggaaagaagaaaggcagcTCGAAGGAGCGGGTTTTTGGGTGCGACTTGCAGGAGCACCTGCAGCACTCAGGCCAGGAGG TGCCCCAGGTGCTAAAGAGCTGTGCAGAATTTGTGGAGGAGTATGGAGTGGTGGATGGGATCTACCGCCTCTCAGGGGTCTCCTCCAACATCCAGAAGCTTCG GCAGGAATTTGAGTCAGAGCGGAAGCCAGACCTGCGTCGGGATGTTTACCTCCAGGACATTCACTGCGTCTCCTCCCTGTGCAAGGCCTATTTCAGAGAACTGCCGGATCCCCTGCTCACTTACCGGCTGTATGACAAGTTTGCT GAGGCTGTAGGAGTGCAATTGGAACCTGAGCGCTTGGTCAAGATCCTAGAGGTGCTTCGAGAACTCCCTGTCCCAAACTACAG GACCCTGGAGTTCCTCATGACGCACTTGGTGCACATGGCTTCATTCAGTGCCCAGACCAACATGCATGCTCGCAACCTGGCCATAGTGTGGGCTCCCAACCTGCTGAG GTCTAAGGACATAGAGGCCTCAGGCTTCAATGGGACAGCGGCCTTCATGGAGGTGCGGGTGCAATCCATCGTCGTGGAGTTCATCCTCACACACGTGGACCAGCTCTTTGGGGGTGCTGCCCTCTCTG gTGGTGAGGTGGAGAGTGGATGGCGATCACTTCCAGGGACCCGGGCATCAGGCAGCCCTGAGGACCTTATGCCCAGACCCCCGCCTTATCACCTGCCTAGTATCCTGCAGGCGGGTGATGGACCCCCACAGATGCGGCCCTACCACACTATCATTGAGATTGCAGAGCACAA GAGGAAGGGGTCTCTGAAGGTCAGGAAGTGGAGGTCTATCTTCAATTTAGGTCGCTCTGGCCATGAGACTAAGCGTAAACTTCCACGGGGGGCTGAGGACAGGG AGGACAAATCCAACAAGGGGACACTGCGGCCAGCCAAAAGCATGGACTCACTGAGTGCTGCGGCTGGGGCCAGTGATG AGCCAGAGGGGCTGGTGGGGCCCAGCAGCCCCCGGCCAAGCCCATTGCTGCCTGAGAGCTTGGAGAACGATTCTATAGAGGCAGCAGAGGGTGaacaggagcctgaggcagaagcaCTGGGTGGCACAAACTCTGAACCAGGCACACCACGAGCTGGGCGGTCAGCCATCCGGTCTGGGGGCAGCAGCCGTGCAGAGCGCTGCGCTGGTGTCCACATCTCAGACCCCTACAATGTCAACCTCCCACTACACATCACCTCTATCCTCAATGTGCCCCCGAACATCATCTCTAACGTTTCCTTGGCCAGGCTCACCCGTGGCCTTGAGTGCCCTGCTCTACAGCACCGGCCAAACCCTGcctctggccctggccctggccctggccttgGCCCTGGCCCCCCAG CAGATGAAAAGTTGGAAGCAAGTCCAGCCTCAAGTCCCCTGGCAGACTCAGGCACAGACGACTTGGCTCCTGCCCTGGAGGATTCCCTGTCCCAGGAGGTGCAGGACTCCTTCTCCTTCCTAGAGGACTCAAGCAGCTCAGAACCTGAGTGGGTGGGGGCAGAGGATGGGGAGGTGGCCCAGGCAGAATCAGCAGGAGCAGCCTTCTCCCCTGGGGAGGACGACCCTGGGATGGGCTACCTGGAGGAGCTCCTGGGAGTTGGGCCTCAG GTGGAGGAGTTCTCTGTGGAGCCACCCCTGGATGACCTGTCTCTGGATGAGGCACAGTTTGTCTTGGCCCCCAGCTGCTGTTCCCTGGACTCCGCTGGCCCCAGGCCTGAAGTTGAAGAGGAAAATGGGGAGGAAATTTTCCTGAGTGCCTATGATGACCTAAGTCCCCTTCTGGGACCTAAATCTCCAATCTGGGAGGGTGCAGGGAGTCTGGAGGGAGAGGCAGCAGGATGTGGAAGGCAGGCTCCGGGACAGGCTGGGGAAGAGCAGGCATGCTGGGAAGTTGGGGAGGACAAggaggctgagcctggtggcAGGCTAGACATCAAGGAAGAGGCAGAGGGAAATCCAGAGACCAAGGTGGAGGCTGGAAAGGCCAGTGAGGATACAGGGGAGGCTGGGGGAAGACAAGAGACAAAAGTCAGATTGAGAGAAGGGAGTAGGGAAGAGACAGAGGCCAAGGAAGAGAAGTTCAAAGGTCAGAAGAAGGCTGACAGTATGGAGGCTAAAAGTGTGGAGGAACCAGAAGAGCAGTATACagatgaggagaaagaaaaagaaattgagagagAAGAGGCTGAACAAAGAAAGGAAGTCCAGGTACAAGCTGAAAGGGACCTAGAGCAAGGGGCCCAGGAAGATCAAGTTGCTGAGGAGAAATGGGAAGTTGTACACAAACAAGAGGCCGAGGGAGTCAGAGAGGATGAGGACAAAGGACAGAGGGGGAAGGGGGACTATGAAGCAAGAAAAGACCAAGGAGATGGTGAAGACAGCAGAAGCCCAGAAGCAGCAACTGAAGGAGGAGCAGGGGAGGTCAGCAAGGAACGGGAGAGTGGGGATGGAGAGGCTGAGGGAGACCAGAGGGCTGGAGGGGACTATTTAGAAGAGGGTACCCTCTCTGAAGGCTCAGGTGCAGAGTCCCTGGAGGTTGACTGTGCCGAAGAGGACAATCCTCACTCTTCTGAGATGGAAGAGGCAGccccacagccaccccagccagAGGAGAAAGAGTCTGAGGGGCAGCCCAGTTCAGACCACTGTCTATGTCCCTGTTCCCTTGGCTTGGGTGGCGTGGGCATGCGTCTAGCTTCTACTCTCGTTCAGGTCCAACAGGTCCGCTCTGTGCCTGTGGTGCCCCCCAAGCCACAGTTTGCCAAGATGCCCAGTGCAATGTGTAGCAAGATTCATGTGGCACCTGCAAATCCAAGCCTGAGACCTGGCCGGCTTGATGCGACTCCTGGAGAAAGGGCTTGGGGGCCCCGAGCTTCTCGATCCTCTTGGAGGAATGGGGGTAGTCTTTCCTTTGATGCTGCTGTGGCCCTAGCCCGGGACCGCCAAaggactgaggctcagggagttcGGCGAACCCAGACCTGTACTGAGGGTGGGGATTACTGCCTCATCCCCAGAAACTCCCCTTGTAGCATGATCTCTGCCCATTCTCCTCGGCCCCTTAGCTGCCTGGAGATCCCACCTGAAGGCGCGGAAGGGTCTGGATCCCAGAGTCGTCTTAGTCTGCCCCCCAGAGAACCCCAGGTTCCTGACACCCTGTTGTCCCCTCAGCGCCGATCGTATGCATTTGAAACACAGGCTAACCCTGAGAAAGGTGAGGGACTGTGA
- the ARHGAP30 gene encoding rho GTPase-activating protein 30 isoform X2: protein MKSRQKGKKKGSSKERVFGCDLQEHLQHSGQEVPQVLKSCAEFVEEYGVVDGIYRLSGVSSNIQKLRQEFESERKPDLRRDVYLQDIHCVSSLCKAYFRELPDPLLTYRLYDKFAEAVGVQLEPERLVKILEVLRELPVPNYRTLEFLMTHLVHMASFSAQTNMHARNLAIVWAPNLLRSKDIEASGFNGTAAFMEVRVQSIVVEFILTHVDQLFGGAALSGGEVESGWRSLPGTRASGSPEDLMPRPPPYHLPSILQAGDGPPQMRPYHTIIEIAEHKRKGSLKVRKWRSIFNLGRSGHETKRKLPRGAEDREDKSNKGTLRPAKSMDSLSAAAGASDEPEGLVGPSSPRPSPLLPESLENDSIEAAEGEQEPEAEALGGTNSEPGTPRAGRSAIRSGGSSRAERCAGVHISDPYNVNLPLHITSILNVPPNIISNVSLARLTRGLECPALQHRPNPASGPGPGPGLGPGPPDEKLEASPASSPLADSGTDDLAPALEDSLSQEVQDSFSFLEDSSSSEPEWVGAEDGEVAQAESAGAAFSPGEDDPGMGYLEELLGVGPQVEEFSVEPPLDDLSLDEAQFVLAPSCCSLDSAGPRPEVEEENGEEIFLSAYDDLSPLLGPKSPIWEGAGSLEGEAAGCGRQAPGQAGEEQACWEVGEDKEAEPGGRLDIKEEAEGNPETKVEAGKASEDTGEAGGRQETKVRLREGSREETEAKEEKFKGQKKADSMEAKSVEEPEEQYTDEEKEKEIEREEAEQRKEVQVQAERDLEQGAQEDQVAEEKWEVVHKQEAEGVREDEDKGQRGKGDYEARKDQGDGEDSRSPEAATEGGAGEVSKERESGDGEAEGDQRAGGDYLEEGTLSEGSGAESLEVDCAEEDNPHSSEMEEAAPQPPQPEEKESEGQPSSDHCLCPCSLGLGGVGMRLASTLVQVQQVRSVPVVPPKPQFAKMPSAMCSKIHVAPANPSLRPGRLDATPGERAWGPRASRSSWRNGGSLSFDAAVALARDRQRTEAQGVRRTQTCTEGGDYCLIPRNSPCSMISAHSPRPLSCLEIPPEGAEGSGSQSRLSLPPREPQVPDTLLSPQRRSYAFETQANPEKGEGL from the exons ATGAAGTCTcggcagaaaggaaagaagaaaggcagcTCGAAGGAGCGGGTTTTTGGGTGCGACTTGCAGGAGCACCTGCAGCACTCAGGCCAGGAGG TGCCCCAGGTGCTAAAGAGCTGTGCAGAATTTGTGGAGGAGTATGGAGTGGTGGATGGGATCTACCGCCTCTCAGGGGTCTCCTCCAACATCCAGAAGCTTCG GCAGGAATTTGAGTCAGAGCGGAAGCCAGACCTGCGTCGGGATGTTTACCTCCAGGACATTCACTGCGTCTCCTCCCTGTGCAAGGCCTATTTCAGAGAACTGCCGGATCCCCTGCTCACTTACCGGCTGTATGACAAGTTTGCT GAGGCTGTAGGAGTGCAATTGGAACCTGAGCGCTTGGTCAAGATCCTAGAGGTGCTTCGAGAACTCCCTGTCCCAAACTACAG GACCCTGGAGTTCCTCATGACGCACTTGGTGCACATGGCTTCATTCAGTGCCCAGACCAACATGCATGCTCGCAACCTGGCCATAGTGTGGGCTCCCAACCTGCTGAG GTCTAAGGACATAGAGGCCTCAGGCTTCAATGGGACAGCGGCCTTCATGGAGGTGCGGGTGCAATCCATCGTCGTGGAGTTCATCCTCACACACGTGGACCAGCTCTTTGGGGGTGCTGCCCTCTCTG gTGGTGAGGTGGAGAGTGGATGGCGATCACTTCCAGGGACCCGGGCATCAGGCAGCCCTGAGGACCTTATGCCCAGACCCCCGCCTTATCACCTGCCTAGTATCCTGCAGGCGGGTGATGGACCCCCACAGATGCGGCCCTACCACACTATCATTGAGATTGCAGAGCACAA GAGGAAGGGGTCTCTGAAGGTCAGGAAGTGGAGGTCTATCTTCAATTTAGGTCGCTCTGGCCATGAGACTAAGCGTAAACTTCCACGGGGGGCTGAGGACAGGG AGGACAAATCCAACAAGGGGACACTGCGGCCAGCCAAAAGCATGGACTCACTGAGTGCTGCGGCTGGGGCCAGTGATG AGCCAGAGGGGCTGGTGGGGCCCAGCAGCCCCCGGCCAAGCCCATTGCTGCCTGAGAGCTTGGAGAACGATTCTATAGAGGCAGCAGAGGGTGaacaggagcctgaggcagaagcaCTGGGTGGCACAAACTCTGAACCAGGCACACCACGAGCTGGGCGGTCAGCCATCCGGTCTGGGGGCAGCAGCCGTGCAGAGCGCTGCGCTGGTGTCCACATCTCAGACCCCTACAATGTCAACCTCCCACTACACATCACCTCTATCCTCAATGTGCCCCCGAACATCATCTCTAACGTTTCCTTGGCCAGGCTCACCCGTGGCCTTGAGTGCCCTGCTCTACAGCACCGGCCAAACCCTGcctctggccctggccctggccctggccttgGCCCTGGCCCCCCAG ATGAAAAGTTGGAAGCAAGTCCAGCCTCAAGTCCCCTGGCAGACTCAGGCACAGACGACTTGGCTCCTGCCCTGGAGGATTCCCTGTCCCAGGAGGTGCAGGACTCCTTCTCCTTCCTAGAGGACTCAAGCAGCTCAGAACCTGAGTGGGTGGGGGCAGAGGATGGGGAGGTGGCCCAGGCAGAATCAGCAGGAGCAGCCTTCTCCCCTGGGGAGGACGACCCTGGGATGGGCTACCTGGAGGAGCTCCTGGGAGTTGGGCCTCAG GTGGAGGAGTTCTCTGTGGAGCCACCCCTGGATGACCTGTCTCTGGATGAGGCACAGTTTGTCTTGGCCCCCAGCTGCTGTTCCCTGGACTCCGCTGGCCCCAGGCCTGAAGTTGAAGAGGAAAATGGGGAGGAAATTTTCCTGAGTGCCTATGATGACCTAAGTCCCCTTCTGGGACCTAAATCTCCAATCTGGGAGGGTGCAGGGAGTCTGGAGGGAGAGGCAGCAGGATGTGGAAGGCAGGCTCCGGGACAGGCTGGGGAAGAGCAGGCATGCTGGGAAGTTGGGGAGGACAAggaggctgagcctggtggcAGGCTAGACATCAAGGAAGAGGCAGAGGGAAATCCAGAGACCAAGGTGGAGGCTGGAAAGGCCAGTGAGGATACAGGGGAGGCTGGGGGAAGACAAGAGACAAAAGTCAGATTGAGAGAAGGGAGTAGGGAAGAGACAGAGGCCAAGGAAGAGAAGTTCAAAGGTCAGAAGAAGGCTGACAGTATGGAGGCTAAAAGTGTGGAGGAACCAGAAGAGCAGTATACagatgaggagaaagaaaaagaaattgagagagAAGAGGCTGAACAAAGAAAGGAAGTCCAGGTACAAGCTGAAAGGGACCTAGAGCAAGGGGCCCAGGAAGATCAAGTTGCTGAGGAGAAATGGGAAGTTGTACACAAACAAGAGGCCGAGGGAGTCAGAGAGGATGAGGACAAAGGACAGAGGGGGAAGGGGGACTATGAAGCAAGAAAAGACCAAGGAGATGGTGAAGACAGCAGAAGCCCAGAAGCAGCAACTGAAGGAGGAGCAGGGGAGGTCAGCAAGGAACGGGAGAGTGGGGATGGAGAGGCTGAGGGAGACCAGAGGGCTGGAGGGGACTATTTAGAAGAGGGTACCCTCTCTGAAGGCTCAGGTGCAGAGTCCCTGGAGGTTGACTGTGCCGAAGAGGACAATCCTCACTCTTCTGAGATGGAAGAGGCAGccccacagccaccccagccagAGGAGAAAGAGTCTGAGGGGCAGCCCAGTTCAGACCACTGTCTATGTCCCTGTTCCCTTGGCTTGGGTGGCGTGGGCATGCGTCTAGCTTCTACTCTCGTTCAGGTCCAACAGGTCCGCTCTGTGCCTGTGGTGCCCCCCAAGCCACAGTTTGCCAAGATGCCCAGTGCAATGTGTAGCAAGATTCATGTGGCACCTGCAAATCCAAGCCTGAGACCTGGCCGGCTTGATGCGACTCCTGGAGAAAGGGCTTGGGGGCCCCGAGCTTCTCGATCCTCTTGGAGGAATGGGGGTAGTCTTTCCTTTGATGCTGCTGTGGCCCTAGCCCGGGACCGCCAAaggactgaggctcagggagttcGGCGAACCCAGACCTGTACTGAGGGTGGGGATTACTGCCTCATCCCCAGAAACTCCCCTTGTAGCATGATCTCTGCCCATTCTCCTCGGCCCCTTAGCTGCCTGGAGATCCCACCTGAAGGCGCGGAAGGGTCTGGATCCCAGAGTCGTCTTAGTCTGCCCCCCAGAGAACCCCAGGTTCCTGACACCCTGTTGTCCCCTCAGCGCCGATCGTATGCATTTGAAACACAGGCTAACCCTGAGAAAGGTGAGGGACTGTGA